A stretch of Aspergillus nidulans FGSC A4 chromosome VI DNA encodes these proteins:
- a CDS encoding enoyl-CoA hydratase/isomerase family protein (transcript_id=CADANIAT00009482): MTQAQTQSHLQGNDLILAWSPCPGVRVLTLNRPAKKNALSQGLIDELLLQLKISTGDDDIHAIIVTGSDTVFSAGADINEISKLDAEGAKEIRYLEELCDVIRGVRKPVIVAVEGMALGGGFELALMSDFIVATTASEFRLPELTIGLIPGAGGTQRLTSALGKYRAMKLIVLGEPLSGTEAHSLGLVCSLTEPGQALQSALGLAMKLGSRSQSAIMLAKEAICRADELGQDERFERALYYTAFGTHDKREGVSAFLEKRAPIWGVQSNEK, encoded by the exons ATGACTCAGGCGCAAACCCAATCACATCTCCAAGGGAACgatctcatcctcgcctGGTCACCCTGCCCAGGAGTGCGCGTGCTCACGTTGAACCGCCCGGCAAAGAAAAACGCTCTATCACAGGGTCTCATAGACGAGCTTCTATTGCAGCTGAAAATATCCACAGGCGACGACGATATCCATGCAATTATCGTAACGGGCTCCGACACAGTTTTCTCAGCCGGTGCAGATATCAACGAGATCTCGAAACTCGATGCAGAAGGTGCCAAGGAAATACGCTATCTTGAGGAACTATGCGATGTAATACGGGGAGTAAGAAAGCCAGTTATTGTAGCTGTTGAGGGGATGGCT CTGGGCGGAGGATTCGAACTGGCGCTGATG TCGGATTTCATCGTCGCAACAACTGCCTCCGAGTTCCGTCTGCCAGAACTGACAATTGGACTTATCCCCGGGGCTGGAGGAACACAGAGGCTGACCAGTGCGCTTGGCAAATACCGA GCTATGAAACTGATCGTCCTGGGTGAGCCTCTGTCCGGAACTGAAGCCCACAGCTTGGGCTTAGTTTGCTCGCTCACGGAACCGGGGCAAGCATTGCAGAGTGCGCTGGGTCTAGCTATGAAGCTAGGCTCACGGAGTCAGTCAGCTATCATGCTGGCCAAAGAAGCTATTTGCAGAG CGGACGAGCTAGGGCAGGATGAACGCTTCGAGCGAGCCCTTTATTATACGGCGTTTGGCACCCACGATAAAAGAGAAGGGGTGTCGGCATTTCTGGAAAAGAGGGCTCCAATCTGGGGTGTGCAGTCGAATGAGAAATAA
- a CDS encoding SDR family oxidoreductase (transcript_id=CADANIAT00009483) yields MTAAPETVTSKLTWLITGCSSGLGLSLTRVAQAAGHRVIATSRNPSRTPELVDEIENEGGKWMRLDVDNPDSGNVIDELERSGEQIDVLVNNAGYAIYAPIETATEEEVRAQMETMYFGPLRLIRAVLPYMRRRKSGVIVNISSGASLDGIPTMGVYAGAKAGLDASTRILAKEVAPFNVRTLTVVLGTFNTNMLSSVVTGKTPLPDDYSATITEQVQGLLASGKIRPNGDKDRAMNALYQVIVGKEFGNGRETEKLLPLGSDMAPRFKGVQDYLGHALEVFGAVTCSVDVDKE; encoded by the exons ATGACAGCTGCCCCAGAAACTGTCACTTCCAAGCTTACTTGGTTGATAACCGGCTGCTCCTCCGGCTTAGGGCTCTCTCTAACCCGTGTCGCCCAAGCGGCCGGCCACAGAGTCATCGCAACCAGTCGTAACCCCTCACGAACACCCGAGCTAGTCGACGAAATCGAAAACGAGGGTGGAAAATGGATGCGGCTGGACGTGGACAATCCGGACAGTGGTAATGTAATCGACGAGCTCGAAAGGAGCGGCGAGCAGATCGACGTCCTGGTCAACAACGCCGGTTACGCTATTTACGCACCCATCGAGACCGCAACTGAGGAGGAGGTGAGGGCACAGATGGAGACCATGTACTTTGGGCCCCTGCGTCTGATTCGTGCCGTTCTGCCGTATATGCGCCGGCGAAAATCTGGTGTTATtgtcaacatcagcagcggAGCTTCGCTGGACGGGATTCCCACCATGGGTGTGTATGCAGGGGCGAAGGCTGGCTTGGATG CCTCAACCAGGATCCTGGCGAAAGAAGTCGCTCCTTTCAACGTCCGCACCCTCACCGTTGTTCTTGGAACCTTCAACACCAACATGCTCAGCTCGGTAGTGACGGGCAAGACTCCACTTCCGGACGACTACAGTGCGACAATCACCGAACAAGTCCAGGGGCTGCTGGCAAGCGGGAAGATCAGGCCCAACGGCGACAAGGACAGAGCAATGAATGCTTTGTACCAGGTTATTGTGGGCAAGGAATTTGGTAATGGTCGCGAGACTGAGAAACTCCTTCCTCTGGGGAGCGATATGGCTCCGAGGTTCAAGGGAGTTCAGGATTATCTTGGACATGCTCTGGAGGTGTTTGGGGCGGTGACTTGTAGCGTGGATGTTGATAAAGAGTAG
- a CDS encoding putative PHD finger domain protein (transcript_id=CADANIAT00009484), with amino-acid sequence MAHGQEDCASVLEQFVHDVANLPLEINHLMEEIQAKDKIIQECRAIINSRDASIQKFIKLNGSLTPNPKEEQYSKIVLQNLDKSSQLQDEKIQLSEKACILLDRQIKKLDIKIRDLQNDGVLSNDPPIPSLFNNKDQYRDPPKIFFPDSSNDSASYTSPLAASSGNANPTPRLSLSLNRPHSAAALSQTARSSAPATPAATAHFQQRQRESSAGAIDSKRRRLNATLGSLPAASSNLRQSSLGPGTPKAGTPASSRAGSAGPRSAGVTKKALTKKVAPHQQLKKLKSLNGKHTKRSSSTSRVKSHKKSPSGGDDDDDESMLSSAELSESENGDMHIDEEEEDEGNEDTKVYCTCRTVSHGDMVACDNDDCKFEWFHWKCVGLTREPVGKWYCPDCLAAKGGE; translated from the coding sequence ATGGCCCACGGCCAGGAAGATTGCGCTTCCGTACTGGAGCAGTTCGTCCACGATGTCGCGAACCTTCCTCTAGAGATCAACCACTTGATGGAAGAAATTCAAGCAAAAGACAAAATCATTCAGGAGTGCCGCGCTATTATTAACTCGCGCGAcgccagcatccagaagTTCATCAAACTTAACGGCAGTCTCACCCCGAACCCTAAAGAAGAACAATACTCGAAGATCgtcctccagaatctcgacaAGTCAAGCCagctgcaggatgagaagatCCAGTTGAGCGAGAAGGCGTGCATCCTCCTGGACCGGCAGATCAAGAAActcgatatcaagatccGCGACCTGCAAAACGACGGCGTCCTTTCCAATGATCCTCCCATACCCTCTCTCTTCAACAATAAAGACCAGTACCGCGACCCGCCCAAGATCTTCTTTCCCGACTCCTCCAACGACTCCGCCTCCTACACATCTCCTCTCGCTGCATCCTCCGGCAACGCAAACCCGACACCCCGACTCAGCCTCTCCCTCAACCGCCCTCATTCCGCGGCCGCTCTATCTCAGACTGCACGCAGCTCCGCGCCCGCGACCCCAGCCGCAACCGCGCACTTCCAGCAGCGTCAGCGTGAATCATCTGCCGGCGCTATCGATAGCAAGCGTCGTCGTCTAAACGCGACGCTCGGCTCCCTTCCTGCTGCCTCTTCCAACCTCCGCCAATCATCCCTCGGCCCAGGAACTCCGAAAGCAGGAACTCCGGCCTCCAGTCGTGCCGGAAGCGCGGGTCCACGCTCAGCAGGTGTAACTAAAAAGGCCTTGACGAAGAAAGTCGCGCCGCATCAGCAGCTTAAGAAGCTCAAATCACTCAATGGCAAACACACCAAGCGCTCGTCCAGCACGAGCCGGGTGAAGTCACATAAGAAGTCACCGTCGGGAggagacgacgacgatgacgagtCTATGCTCAGCAGTGCAGAACTCTCCGAGTCTGAGAACGGCGATATGCATAtagacgaggaggaagaggacgagggcaACGAGGATACGAAGGTGTACTGTACATGTCGGACGGTCAGCCATGGCGACATGGTGGCGTGCGATAACGATGATTGTAAATTTGAGTGGTTCCATTGGAAGTGCGTCGGGTTGACGAGAGAGCCGGTTGGGAAGTGGTATTGCCCTGATTGCTTGGCTGCGAAAGGGGGTGAATAg
- a CDS encoding DNA-directed RNA polymerase III subunit C34 (transcript_id=CADANIAT00009485), which translates to MASAGSSGGSVTELASRLYDACLSNFPIDHLFYQQDLLGLNIIPKNDLPLLLQCTQSLVDQKLLRLLQGKNDRLAWKLIPREDAEKLQNLSPDESLVYNVIHSTGRSGIWVRAIQNRTNLHKSILDRCLKSLEGKNYIKSVHNVKFPSRKMYMLAGLAPSEDVTGGAWFTDGVLDENFIGVVSGFIEFSVSKKSWYEVPASDKSRHKRLKTADGSAATTVKKEGSQKEYLPYPPGYTGYPTIAMLTAAVNQSGITPVRLGEESVTQLLEMLCYDNKLVALNNGEYYKSLKNPEEVKARQARKPDEELAAADDRLVRNGMTEVPCGNCPVFNLCVPGGAVSPENCEYFETWIHELGPLSF; encoded by the exons ATGGCCTCCGCCGGGTCGTCTGGCGGCTCTGTGACAGAGCTCGCCTCCAGACTCTACGACGCATGCCTCAGTAACTTCCCCATTGACCATCTTTTCTACCAACAAGACCTTTTGGGCTTGAACATCATTCCCAAGAACGACCTCCCGCTTCTTCTACAGTGCACACAGTCCCTCGTCGACCAGAAACTGCTCCGGCTTCTGCAGGGCAAAAATGACCGGCTCGCATGGAAGCTTATTCCGAGggaggatgctgagaa ACTTCAGAACCTTAGCCCCGACGAGAGTTTAGTCTACAATGTGATTCACTCTACCGGCCGCTCAGGCATCTGGGTGCGCGCGATCCAGAACCGCACAAATCTTCACAAATCCATCCTCGACCGTTGCCTCAAATCCCTCGAGGGTAAGAACTACATCAAATCCGTACACAATGTCAAGTTTCCCAGCCGGAAGATGTACATGCTGGCCGGGCTAGCTCCTAGCGAAGACGTCACAGGCGGCGCATGGTTCACTGACGGCGTACTTGACGAGAACTTTATTGGCGTGGTCTCCGGGTTCATCGAGTTCTCCGTTagcaagaagagctggtACGAGGTGCCTGCGTCAGATAAGTCGCGGCACAAGCGTTTAAAAACAGCCGATGGCAGTGCTGCAACGACCGTTAAGAAGGAAGGCTCGCAAAAGGAATACCTACCGTATCCCCCGGGATACACGGGATACCCTACGATCGCCATGCTCACAGCCGCCGTCAATCAAAGTGGTATCACGCCCGTCCGCCTTGGCGAAGAAAGCGTCACCCAGCTGCTCGAGATGCTCTGTTACGACAACAAGCTCGTCGCTCTGAACAACGGGGAGTACTATAAGTCTCTCAAAAACCCAGAGGAAGTCAAAGCGCGTCAAGCCCGCAAACCAGACGAGGAGCTCGCCGCAGCAGACGACCGGCTCGTCCGCAATGGCATGACTGAAGTTCCTTGTGGCAATTGCCCGGTTTTCAACCTGTGTGTGCCCGGGGGTGCCGTTAGTCCTGAAAACTGCGAGTACTTTGAGACTTGGATTCATGAGCTGGGACCGCTGTCTTTTTAG